A region from the Helicoverpa armigera isolate CAAS_96S chromosome 6, ASM3070526v1, whole genome shotgun sequence genome encodes:
- the LOC110373063 gene encoding uncharacterized protein LOC110373063 isoform X1, translated as MTLPKARLYFSNMAQLAKGGARLRSVPMRFRYLFLLAIVFGSSFIIISITNRTEILLVNNDQPLSVLNLYGYEMEPETSYTIKTEGCTIPGLTAFDETVKPFNQPPTKLKSCPSANFSLILHNETYLWINKELLQYYDVPKEGNVSCCYRSFHRPNAIANVFSEHVDDRVQYEDCKDFINYIKVEHEFVKVSCEYNEKQIYQQYFLFARKKLNKKNKSDVHKNETDYYNVIVMGIDAISRLNFYRTMPKTLAYLQNRGAIELLGYNKVGDNTFPNLTPMLLGIKETDLKRTCWPDNNANFDNCPFIWQWYKEAGFYTALGEDSATLGTFNFAKYGFIKTPTDYYIRTFIHEAEVNVGNTKDFNSYICMANKYFYKVLLDYIQDLTSTLAESKLFGFFWEVSMSHDYLTYPMAMDDSYERFLKRLDNNKYLDKTVLILLSDHGIRWGAIRLTKQGRLEERLPFVHILLPPSFRENYKSAYENLKANSKRLTTPYDIYATLSDLIKLEEINDVNIKQRTETSYAQSRSISLFLPVPSNRTCKLAGIDDHWCTCHKSIKMPTKSFDARDAAEQLVKYLNEYLAEHRQCAQLKLDEVLEVTEMLAGKPRKDEVGWREFMAVVRTTPGGGVFEGTLRKSSDKWSLAGTISRLNLYGDQSHCVHHYQLKLYCYCG; from the exons ATGACTTTGCCAAAGGCCCGTCTTTATTTTTCCAA CATGGCTCAGCTGGCTAAGGGCGGCGCTAGGCTGCGGTCGGTCCCTATGCGATTCCGATATCTTTTTCTGCTCGCAATCGTTTTTGGTAGCAGTTTCATTATCATTTCTATCACCAATCGTACAGAAATACTTCTCGTCAATAATGACCAACCCTTATCGGTTTTGAATTTATATGGTTATGAAATGGAACCTGAGACAAGTTACACAATTAAAACAGAAGGTTGTACGATACCCGGCTTGACAGCGTTCGATGAAACTGTAAAACCGTTTAATCAACCTCCAACAAAGTTAAAAAGTTGCCCTAGCGCTAACTTTTCTCTTATACTACACAACGAAACATATTTATGGATTAATAAAgaacttttacaatattatgacGTACCTAAAGAAGGAAACGTCTCCTGTTGTTACAGATCATTTCACAGGCCAAATGCGATCGCTAATGTTTTTTCAGAACATGTCGATGACAGAGTCCAATACGAAGATTGCAAGgactttattaattatataaaggTGGAGCATGAATTTGTAAAAGTATCTTGTGAATATAATGAAAAACAGATATACCAACAGTACTTTCTATTCGCTCgcaaaaaacttaacaaaaaaaataagtccGACGTTCATAAGAATGAAACAGATTATTACAATGTGATTGTGATGGGCATTGACGCAATTTCAAGACTAAACTTTTATAGAACCATGCCGAAAACTTTGGCTTACCTTCAAAACAGAGGTGCTATAGAATTACTAGGTTACAACAAAGTGGGTGACAATACATTTCCTAATTTAACACCGATGCTGCTAGGCATCAAAGAAACTGATTTGAAGAGAACTTGTTGGCCTGATAATAATGCAAATTTTGATAACTGTCCGTTTATATGGCAGTGGTACAAAGAAGCCGGATTTTATACAGCCCTGGGAGAAGATAGTGCAACATTGGGtacatttaattttgcaaaatatgGCTTCATCAAAACACCAACCGATTATTACATAAGAACTTTTATTCATGAAGCAGAAGTGAACGTGGGTAATACTAAAGATTTTAATTCATATATCTGTATGGCaaacaaatacttttataaaGTACTTTTGGATTATATTCAGGATTTGACTTCAACTTTGGCAGAGTCCAAGTTGTTTGGATTTTTTTGGGAAGTGTCAATGAGTCATGATTACTTGACGTATCCGATGGCAATGGACGACAGCTACGAGAGATTCCTGAAAAGacttgataataataaatatttagataaaactGTTCTCATACTATTAAGTGATCATGGAATAAGATGGGGTGCAATAAGATTAACTAAACAAGGACGCCTAGAAGAACGTTTACCTTTTGTTCATATATTATTACCGCCATCTTTTCGAGAGAATTATAAATCGGCTTACGAAAATTTAAAAGCAAATAGTAAACGTCTGACTACACCCTACGACATATATGCAACTTTGtcagatttaataaaattggaGGAAATAAATGATGTAAATATCAAACAACGAACGGAGACATCGTACGCACAAAGTAGAAGTATCAGTCTGTTTTTGCCTGTCCCCAGTAATCGAACTTGCAAGTTGGCTGGTATCGACGATCACTGGTGTACTTgtcacaaaagtataaaaatgcCTACAAAGAGTTTTGACGCCCGAGACGCCGCCGAACAActggtaaaatatttaaatgaatatttagcGGAGCACCGACAATGTGCACAGCTGAAGCTTGACGAGGTTTTGGAGGTAACAGAGATGTTAGCTGGTAAGCCGAGGAAGGACGAAGTCGGGTGGCGCGAGTTCATGGCGGTGGTGCGCACGACGCCGGGCGGCGGCGTGTTCGAGGGCACGCTGCGCAAGAGCAGCGACAAGTGGAGCCTCGCCGGCACCATCAGCCGCCTCAACCTGTACGGCGACCAGAGCCACTGTGTGCACCACTACCAACTGAAACTCTATTGCTACTGTGGATAA
- the LOC110373063 gene encoding uncharacterized protein LOC110373063 isoform X2 produces MAQLAKGGARLRSVPMRFRYLFLLAIVFGSSFIIISITNRTEILLVNNDQPLSVLNLYGYEMEPETSYTIKTEGCTIPGLTAFDETVKPFNQPPTKLKSCPSANFSLILHNETYLWINKELLQYYDVPKEGNVSCCYRSFHRPNAIANVFSEHVDDRVQYEDCKDFINYIKVEHEFVKVSCEYNEKQIYQQYFLFARKKLNKKNKSDVHKNETDYYNVIVMGIDAISRLNFYRTMPKTLAYLQNRGAIELLGYNKVGDNTFPNLTPMLLGIKETDLKRTCWPDNNANFDNCPFIWQWYKEAGFYTALGEDSATLGTFNFAKYGFIKTPTDYYIRTFIHEAEVNVGNTKDFNSYICMANKYFYKVLLDYIQDLTSTLAESKLFGFFWEVSMSHDYLTYPMAMDDSYERFLKRLDNNKYLDKTVLILLSDHGIRWGAIRLTKQGRLEERLPFVHILLPPSFRENYKSAYENLKANSKRLTTPYDIYATLSDLIKLEEINDVNIKQRTETSYAQSRSISLFLPVPSNRTCKLAGIDDHWCTCHKSIKMPTKSFDARDAAEQLVKYLNEYLAEHRQCAQLKLDEVLEVTEMLAGKPRKDEVGWREFMAVVRTTPGGGVFEGTLRKSSDKWSLAGTISRLNLYGDQSHCVHHYQLKLYCYCG; encoded by the coding sequence ATGGCTCAGCTGGCTAAGGGCGGCGCTAGGCTGCGGTCGGTCCCTATGCGATTCCGATATCTTTTTCTGCTCGCAATCGTTTTTGGTAGCAGTTTCATTATCATTTCTATCACCAATCGTACAGAAATACTTCTCGTCAATAATGACCAACCCTTATCGGTTTTGAATTTATATGGTTATGAAATGGAACCTGAGACAAGTTACACAATTAAAACAGAAGGTTGTACGATACCCGGCTTGACAGCGTTCGATGAAACTGTAAAACCGTTTAATCAACCTCCAACAAAGTTAAAAAGTTGCCCTAGCGCTAACTTTTCTCTTATACTACACAACGAAACATATTTATGGATTAATAAAgaacttttacaatattatgacGTACCTAAAGAAGGAAACGTCTCCTGTTGTTACAGATCATTTCACAGGCCAAATGCGATCGCTAATGTTTTTTCAGAACATGTCGATGACAGAGTCCAATACGAAGATTGCAAGgactttattaattatataaaggTGGAGCATGAATTTGTAAAAGTATCTTGTGAATATAATGAAAAACAGATATACCAACAGTACTTTCTATTCGCTCgcaaaaaacttaacaaaaaaaataagtccGACGTTCATAAGAATGAAACAGATTATTACAATGTGATTGTGATGGGCATTGACGCAATTTCAAGACTAAACTTTTATAGAACCATGCCGAAAACTTTGGCTTACCTTCAAAACAGAGGTGCTATAGAATTACTAGGTTACAACAAAGTGGGTGACAATACATTTCCTAATTTAACACCGATGCTGCTAGGCATCAAAGAAACTGATTTGAAGAGAACTTGTTGGCCTGATAATAATGCAAATTTTGATAACTGTCCGTTTATATGGCAGTGGTACAAAGAAGCCGGATTTTATACAGCCCTGGGAGAAGATAGTGCAACATTGGGtacatttaattttgcaaaatatgGCTTCATCAAAACACCAACCGATTATTACATAAGAACTTTTATTCATGAAGCAGAAGTGAACGTGGGTAATACTAAAGATTTTAATTCATATATCTGTATGGCaaacaaatacttttataaaGTACTTTTGGATTATATTCAGGATTTGACTTCAACTTTGGCAGAGTCCAAGTTGTTTGGATTTTTTTGGGAAGTGTCAATGAGTCATGATTACTTGACGTATCCGATGGCAATGGACGACAGCTACGAGAGATTCCTGAAAAGacttgataataataaatatttagataaaactGTTCTCATACTATTAAGTGATCATGGAATAAGATGGGGTGCAATAAGATTAACTAAACAAGGACGCCTAGAAGAACGTTTACCTTTTGTTCATATATTATTACCGCCATCTTTTCGAGAGAATTATAAATCGGCTTACGAAAATTTAAAAGCAAATAGTAAACGTCTGACTACACCCTACGACATATATGCAACTTTGtcagatttaataaaattggaGGAAATAAATGATGTAAATATCAAACAACGAACGGAGACATCGTACGCACAAAGTAGAAGTATCAGTCTGTTTTTGCCTGTCCCCAGTAATCGAACTTGCAAGTTGGCTGGTATCGACGATCACTGGTGTACTTgtcacaaaagtataaaaatgcCTACAAAGAGTTTTGACGCCCGAGACGCCGCCGAACAActggtaaaatatttaaatgaatatttagcGGAGCACCGACAATGTGCACAGCTGAAGCTTGACGAGGTTTTGGAGGTAACAGAGATGTTAGCTGGTAAGCCGAGGAAGGACGAAGTCGGGTGGCGCGAGTTCATGGCGGTGGTGCGCACGACGCCGGGCGGCGGCGTGTTCGAGGGCACGCTGCGCAAGAGCAGCGACAAGTGGAGCCTCGCCGGCACCATCAGCCGCCTCAACCTGTACGGCGACCAGAGCCACTGTGTGCACCACTACCAACTGAAACTCTATTGCTACTGTGGATAA
- the LOC110373112 gene encoding uncharacterized protein C18orf19 homolog B, with translation MALTYRTLFKNYYYLQNITKPVKWSVGEKYPIRTLANGICYQNPYAQRPLMDPKDISLHSQSLRLYSTQSSLPPDGEAPKKQGIIQKFKLMYRDYWYVLIPVHVATSIVWFGSFYYIVRSGVDVLAVLQTLGVSETIIGPLRDSAAGYFAVALALYKLATPLRYAVTIGGTTLTIRKLKAIGVIKPVPSRERIKEIFQEQRDNLQGRFNESKTHYQTQMKEKRAQVMQEMKRYKSDIRNMKNKAKKM, from the exons ATGGCCCTCACATATAggactttatttaaaaattattattacctgCAAAATATAACCAAACCGGTGAAATGGAGTGTTGGGGAAAAATATCCAATAAGGACTCTGGCTAATGGTATTTGTTATCAAAATCCTTATGCTCAAAGACCGTTGATGGACCCAAAAGATATAAGTTTACACTCGCAAAGCTTAAGATTATATTCAACTCAAAGCAGCCTTCCACCGGATGGCGAAGCACCCAAAAAGCAGGGTATCATACAAAAATTTAAGCTGATGTACAGGGATTATTGGTATGTGTTGATACCTGTGCATGTGGCAACGTCTATTGTTTGGTTCGGAAGTTTTTACTACATTGTCagaag TGGTGTCGATGTTTTAGCTGTGTTACAAACATTGGGTGTCAGTGAAACAATAATTGGACCATTAAGAGATTCAGCTGCGGGATACTTTGCAGTAGCGTTAGCACTCTACAAGCTGGCTACACCTCTGCGGTATGCAGTCACAATAG GGGGAACTACGCTTACAATTAGAAAACTAAAAGCAATAGGTGTCATTAAGCCAGTCCCTTCTCGAGAAAGAATAAAAGAAATTTTCCAAGAACAAAGAGATAATCTTCAAGGACGGTTTAATGAGAGCAAAACTCACTATCAAACTCAGATGAAAGAAAAACGCGCCCAGGTCATGCAAGAAATGAAACGATACAAATCAGATATACGCAATATGAAAAACAAGGCAAAGAAAATGTGA
- the LOC110373111 gene encoding LIM domain-containing protein jub — MDSSRRNNTDDQRCIIGLQDLKISNKVEDVTEQAHGAVTSNTSSLAKTRPVGAIESFVLDNSQNNRQDYSFYERSNVIAASKFATPKRVETIASINKRDINTAALPSSPTRSIDSLSQRSLSYQTDDLYEIPAIPNAQYPPPVYENIDYYGEQRSPQPPYYHQLYQQAPPPPVSDGYYDTRYSKAQPQVPVNSKTKVNPLVYENMLCSDNDKKSEFKPQQNHDQRFIQQGSVPGPQVPNTGVSRNMAQMLTCDKVKIDKAPPPPPYNPSHENPGSDYTVMKSAPPKYTDVSALLKNDNTISFDDKIVTIPSTAIYASIAPSAQRPKANIATEVQTATASPKFFHPKPNIGNSIAKEKPLINGGFNSKPAVGSRMQIVEDTNGSDYVCMTGGSPAAAVAAANRDNVSIASESIASRNLVSGLTSLCSPAQSPAPSPTPSSVSQVSGGSRGSGGRGKSLLPYSITPPRPPGPSEAQRKIEELTRQLEEEMERQDEEGEYFGICHTCGAGVTGAGQACQAMGNLYHTNCFICCSCGRALRGKAFYNVHGKVYCEEDYLYSGFQQTAEKCAICGHLIMEMILQAMGKSYHPGCFRCCVCNECLDGVPFTVDVDNKIYCVNDYHRMFAPKCASCGKGITPVEGTDETVRVVSMDRDFHVDCYMCCVCGMQLTDEPDKRCYPLAGKLMCRACHLATIGAASGPGLSPAPHLSPASYQYMG, encoded by the exons ATGGATTCATCACGTCGAAATAATACAGATGATCAAAGGTGTATAATCGGTTtacaagatttaaaaatatccaaTAAAGTTGAAGATGTTACTGAGCAAGCGCACGGCGCCGTAACATCGAACACAAGTTCTCTCGCCAAAACTCGGCCTGTAGGCGCAATAGAGAGCTTTGTACTGGACAATAGCCAAAACAATCGTCAAGATTACAGTTTTTATGAACGATCCAATGTTATTGCTGCTTCAAAGTTTGCTACGCCTAAACGAGTTGAGACTATTGCGTCGATCAATAAACGCGATATAAACACCGCAGCTTTGCCATCCAGTCCTACACGATCCATCGATTCTTTATCGCAAAGGTCACTAAGTTATCAAACAGACGACCTATACGAAATTCCAGCCATTCCAAATGCTCAATATCCACCACCAGTTTATGAAAACATAGATTATTACGGAGAGCAACGATCGCCGCAGCCGCCCTACTACCATCAGCTGTATCAGCAGGCGCCGCCGCCCCCCGTGTCCGACGGCTACTACGATACTCGCTACAGTAAAGCTCAACCCCAAGTGCCAGTTAATTCGAAGACTAAAGTTAATCCACTAGTTTATGAAAACATGTTGTGTTCCGATAATGATAAGAAAAGTGAATTTAAACCTCAACAAAACCACGATCAGCGTTTTATACAGCAGGGGTCAGTTCCTGGGCCACAAGTGCCTAATACAGGTGTCAGCAGGAACATGGCACAGATGTTAACATGTGACAAAGTAAAAATAGACAAagctcctcctcctcctccatACAACCCCTCACATGAAAACCCAGGCAGTGATTACACAGTGATGAAGTCTGCTCCACCCAAGTACACTGATGTGAGTGCCCTGCTCAAGAATGACAACACTATTAGTTTTGATGATAAAATTGTGACTATACCATCTACAGCAATATATGCATCTATAGCCCCAAGTGCCCAAAGGCCCAAAGCCAACATTGCCACTGAAGTGCAAACAGCAACAGCAAGTCCTAAATTCTTTCATCCTAAACCAAACATTGGGAATAGCATTGCGAAAGAAAAACCATTAATTAATGGTGGGTTTAATTCAAAGCCTGCAGTTGGTAGCAGGATGCAGATAGTAGAAGATACTAATGGTTCAGACTATGTGTGCATGACGGGTGGATCTCCTGCCGCAGCAGTGGCAGCAGCTAACAGAGACAATGTGTCTATTGCCTCTGAATCTATTGCCTCTAGGAATTTAGTATCAGGATTGACTTCATTGTGTTCTCCTGCTCAGTCCCCAGCACCTAGTCCTACTCCAAGCTCTGTGTCTCAAGTGTCCGGAGGATCTCGGGGCTCTGGTGGGCGAGGTAAAAGCTTATTGCCATACAGCATCACACCTCCACGTCCACCAGGTCCCAGTGAGGCTCAACGTAAAATAGAAGAACTTACTAGACAACTTGAAGAGGAAATGGAAAGGCAGGATGAAGAGGGGGAATATTTTG gCATTTGCCACACATGTGGTGCCGGGGTCACTGGGGCGGGTCAAGCCTGCCAGGCCATGGGCAACCTCTACCACACCAACTGTTTCATTTGCTGCTCTTGTGGCCGTGCTCTACGGGGCAAAGCTTTCTACAATGTTCATGGCAAGGTGTACTGTGAGGAAGACTACTTG TACTCTGGATTCCAACAAACTGCTGAAAAGTGTGCAATATGTGGCCACTTAATCATGGAAATG ATTCTGCAAGCAATGGGAAAGTCATACCACCCAGGTTGTTTCCGCTGTTGTGTATGCAATGAGTGCCTGGATGGGGTGCCGTTCACTGTGGACGTTGACAACAAGATTTACTGTGTCAATGACTATCATCGCATGTTTGCTCCAAAATGTGCCAGTTGTGGAAAAG GCATAACACCAGTTGAAGGCACAGATGAAACAGTGAGGGTCGTGTCAATGGACCGTGACTTCCATGTAGACTGCTATATGTGTTGCGTTTGTGGAATGCAACTGACTGACGAACCTGACAAACGCTGCTACCCTCTAGCTG GTAAACTAATGTGTCGCGCTTGTCACTTGGCTACAATCGGAGCAGCGTCGGGACCAGGGCTCTCGCCAGCGCCTCATCTCTCCCCCGCTTCCTACCAGTATATGGGCTGA
- the LOC110373149 gene encoding uncharacterized protein LOC110373149 has translation MRFSLVTFCILVVVTKETIAEISSGVFTIHTEGCTIPGFPGVSESIKSIMDAPPAIRNCTSSRQLVTTNSTHIWVLREAFYSYDVFREDTFYCCYKNFSAVGNIENIVYSDCEEFSNVIPAKHEFVHIECFHLDGVIFRDFFIFNRHETVTPNRFRSEEYNILVLGIESMSRLNFHRTMPHTSEFLKQKGVIELLGYNKVGDNSYPNLFPVLTGLSFDYVKQSCVHGSVMNNDQCKFIWDKFKDKGYNTALGSDSTAGLLGNYEYSLPSIPTDFYLQPFIFETRKLFTNQNYSYHSCKGSKYFYRLLLDYIYSLTQNLKSNKLFGMFWEESISHENVNNPRIMDESYYKLLSNLDQDGYLNKTILILLSDHGMRWGRIVLTKQGRLEERLPLLAILLPEEFKSRYKLAYKNIENNVNRLTSPYDIYESLLDLMDPDRLEDNVIGSRSKSASVSRSSLFLPIPAIRNCSSIGVAEHWCACRGGVNIKVGSKAKTFVANKLVAQINKLLMGYSQCHKLILKNIYDVHLVENDQKLRVYTARVKTKPGGGIYDGTVIQDGTHWVISGTVSRLNLYRNQSYCVNNAAIKMYCYCV, from the coding sequence ATGCGTTTTTCActagtaacattttgtattcTAGTAGTTGTCACGAAAGAAACGATTGCGGAGATTTCTAGCGGCGTCTTCACGATCCACACGGAAGGATGTACTATTCCTGGTTTTCCGGGTGTTAGCGAAAGCATTAAGTCCATAATGGATGCACCGCCAGCGATACGCAACTGCACGTCAAGCAGACAGCTTGTCACAACTAACTCAACGCATATCTGGGTTCTGCGTGAGGCTTTTTACTCCTACGACGTTTTTAGAGAAGATACTTTTTACTGCTGCTATAAGAATTTTTCAGCAGTCGGTAACATTGAAAATATAGTCTACAGTGATTGCGAAGAATTTTCAAATGTGATACCAGCAAAACATGAGTTTGTGCACATCGAATGTTTTCATTTGGACGGAGTAATTTTCAGGGATTTCTTTATATTCAATCGCCATGAAACAGTTACACCTAATAGGTTTCGCAGTGAAGAATACAACATACTTGTACTTGGGATCGAAAGCATGTCACGACTTAATTTTCATCGCACTATGCCTCATACGtcagaatttttaaaacaaaaaggtgTTATCGAGTTATTGGGCTATAATAAGGTTGGAGATAACTCGTACCCTAACTTATTTCCAGTACTAACAGGACTCTCATTTGACTACGTGAAGCAGTCATGTGTTCATGGAAGTGTAATGAATAATGACCAATGTAAGTTCATATGGGATAAGTTTAAAGATAAGGGTTATAACACAGCGCTGGGCTCCGACAGCACCGCGGGCCTGCTTGGCAACTACGAGTATAGCCTGCCCAGTATACCAACAGATTTCTACTTACAGCCATTTATATTCGAAACAAGAAAACTATTCACAAACCAAAATTATAGTTATCACTCTTGCAAGggatctaaatatttttatagactaCTTCTAGATTATATTTACAGCTTAACGcaaaatttaaaatcaaataaattatttggtatGTTTTGGGAGGAATCTATAAGCCATGAAAATGTCAACAACCCACGCATCATGGATGAgtcttattataaattattaagtaatttagaTCAAGAtggttatttaaacaaaaccaTACTTATACTATTAAGCGATCATGGAATGAGATGGGGGAGAATAGTGCTGACCAAGCAAGGCCGTCTAGAGGAACGTTTACCATTACTCGCTATACTTTTGCCAGAAGAATTTAAAAGTCGTTATAAACTtgcctataaaaatattgaaaataatgtaaatcgCCTTACTTCGCCATACGATATTTATGAGAGTCTTTTAGACCTAATGGATCCGGACAGGCTGGAAGACAACGTGATCGGATCCAGGTCTAAATCTGCTTCTGTTAGTCGATCTAGTCTTTTCCTCCCTATCCCTGCAATACGGAATTGCTCATCAATAGGTGTTGCCGAGCACTGGTGCGCGTGTCGCGGCGGGGTCAATATAAAGGTCGGAAGCAAAGCCAAAACATTCGTTGCGAACAAACTTGTAGCACAAATCAACAAATTACTTATGGGCTACTCACAATGCCATAAATTAATACTGAAAAACATTTACGATGTACATTTAGTAGAAAATGATCAAAAATTGCGAGTTTATACTGCAAGAGTTAAAACTAAGCCCGGTGGCGGTATATATGACGGCACGGTTATCCAAGATGGAACGCATTGGGTGATTTCAGGAACAGTTAGTCGCCTAAATCTATATCGGAATCAAAGCTATTGTGTTAATAATGCTGCAATTAAAATGTACTGCTACTGCgtgtag
- the LOC110373064 gene encoding uncharacterized protein LOC110373064, whose amino-acid sequence MNRGRKLGSLPVRIRYFILLAVVCGSSFISMMYRNMDLTLFMNPPIDTSGQYPHTTDTDKRFTIRTEGCSMPFLHLFDVSVQPFVEYPKNLKPCRDQKVSLLKHNKSKITINMENLHYYNITDRRLLFCCYQAFYRPNTIDDITSSSIDSRVKYNKCIYFTTSINRPMAEEFVKVTCYFNKSRVYQQFYLSAPEKIGSNIKREVMTNETTFNVLILGIDAVSRLNFYRTMPKTASFLKDYGAIDFLGYNKVGDNTFPNLIPLLLGNRDSELKDKCLPNSKATFDNCPFVWEWFKEAGYYTAFAEDSSSLGMFNFVKAGFIRTPTDYYTHTFITQAERYAGYNKDFNSFLCMNDYYFYKVLLDYIVNLTNTLKNSKLFGFIWEVTMSHDHLNYPMVMDDDYLDFFKKLKDTNYLDKTVLFLMSDHGIRWGSIRSTKQGRLEERLPFMFIMVPPSFREAFPKAYSNLKFNSRRLTTPFDIHATLMDLVDLGTINNSMVSKRSKEAYARNRSISLFLPIPSNRTCKMADIDDHWCTCLKNIALHNESSEAKRAATHVLSHLNDLVSDYSVCARLSLVRVIEIAELEAGRPDENETGWKEYMVVLQTSPGDGVFEATVRYDSEGWKLSGTVSRLNLYGEQSRCVHDYHLKLYCYCI is encoded by the coding sequence ATGAATCGTGGCAGGAAACTCGGCTCCTTGCCAGTCCGCATCAGATATTTCATTCTACTGGCTGTCGTCTGTGGTAGCAGCTTCATCTCAATGATGTACAGAAATATGGACTTGACACTATTCATGAACCCGCCGATCGACACATCGGGACAATATCCACATACAACCGATACTGATAAAAGATTCACTATCAGAACAGAAGGATGTAGCATGCCATTCCTACATTTATTTGATGTAAGTGTACAACCATTCGTCGAATATCCAAAAAATTTGAAGCCATGTCGCGACCAAAAAGTTTCTTTATTGAAACACAATAAATCGAAGATAACTATTAATATGGAAAACCTACATTATTACAATATAACTGACCGCAGACTATTGTTTTGTTGCTATCAAGCATTTTACAGACCTAATACCATCGATGACATTACTTCTTCTTCCATAGACAGCCgtgttaaatacaataaatgtatCTATTTCACCACTTCCATTAACCGACCGATGGCCGAAGAATTTGTAAAGGTCACTTGTTACTTCAATAAATCGAGAGTTTATCAACAATTTTACCTGTCAGCGCCTGAAAAAATAGGTAGTAACATCAAACGCGAAGTGATGACAAATGAAACTACATTCAACGTGTTGATATTAGGCATTGATGCAGTATCACGATTAAACTTTTATAGGACGATGCCAAAAACAGCTTCTTTTCTGAAAGATTATGGTGCTATAGATTTCTTAGGTTATAACAAAGTGGGGGATAATACCTTCCCGAATTTAATTCCGCTATTGTTGGGAAATAGAGACTCGGAGTTAAAAGACAAATGTCTCCCGAACTCGAAAGCTACATTTGATAACTGTCCATTTGTGTGGGAGTGGTTTAAAGAAGCCGGTTACTACACAGCTTTCGCGGAAGACAGCTCGAGTCTCGGTATGTTTAACTTTGTAAAAGCTGGGTTTATTCGTACTCCAACAGATTACTATACACACACATTCATTACTCAAGCTGAAAGATATGCTGGTTACAATAAGGATTTTAATAGCTTTTTGTGTATGAATGACTACTACTTTTACAAAGTGTTATTAGATTACATAGTGAATCTCAcgaatactttaaaaaattctaaattattCGGTTTTATTTGGGAGGTTACAATGAGCCATGACCATTTAAATTATCCGATGGTTATGGATGATGACTATTTGGACTTCTTTAAGAAATTAAAAGATACAAATTACTTAGATAAAACAGTATTATTTCTGATGAGTGACCACGGCATTCGTTGGGGTAGTATTCGATCAACGAAACAAGGGCGTTTAGAGGAACGACTACCGTTTATGTTCATTATGGTTCCTCCATCATTCCGCGAAGCATTTCCTAAGGCTTACAGTAATTTGAAATTTAATAGTAGACGTTTAACAACTCCTTTTGATATCCATGCCACTCTAATGGATCTTGTTGATTTAGGGACAATTAACAACAGTATGGTATCTAAAAGAAGCAAAGAAGCTTATGCACGTAATAGGAGCATTAGTTTATTCTTGCCAATACCGAGCAATCGTACGTGCAAGATGGCAGATATAGATGATCACTGGTGTACATGTCTTAAGAATATTGCGTTACATAATGAAAGTTCAGAAGCTAAACGTGCTGCAACACATGTGCTTAGCCACCTCAATGATTTAGTTAGTGATTATTCTGTTTGCGCTCGGTTGTCGTTGGTTAGAGTTATAGAAATAGCAGAGCTGGAGGCCGGAAGGCCGGATGAAAACGAAACGGGGTGGAAGGAGTATATGGTGGTATTACAAACATCGCCAGGCGATGGGGTTTTCGAGGCCACAGTGAGGTACGACAGCGAGGGGTGGAAGCTTTCGGGCACGGTGAGTCGCCTCAACCTGTATGGCGAACAGAGCCGCTGTGTTCATGATTATCACCTCAAACTATATTGTTACTGCATCTGA